TATGAATTATGAATTATGAATCATGCAGAAGTCATCTAATTGAATTAAAAGTGTTTAGTTGTTTGTTCGACTTATAGTTCATAACTCGTGAAATGCTTAATCCGTTTATCTTAGATATAGGACTTTTTTCATAATTCATAATTCATAATTCATCTTACTGATACTGAAATTCCGGCATGCACAACAGCAACGCCAGTTGTTCAGCGGGTGAGTCCAGTTTTGAAAACGCATCGCTTTCGGCAGCCGTGAGTGTTCGCCCAACGGCATATGGAAGGTGCAAAAAGACCTGATCGCCGAGTTGATCCAGATCTACCCTGGTGCCGTCAATAGTCCCTGATGGAAGCGCACAGGCAAAATTCCAGCGCGGCAAGAGACTGGATGCCCAGTGAGATTCGCCTTCCGGATACCCATCCGGTGTCGGCCACGCAAAAGGAAGGTGGCCGAGCGACTCAAGCTGGCGCTGAATTCCCCGTCCTCCGTCACATTCCGCATTCAACAGTCGGAGTGCCGACATGGCGTAGGTCAATGGACGTTTGAACCTGGGCTGAAACTGGCGAAATTCAGTCGAACTAAAGATCACCCGCACCATGCTTCGGATATCGCCTCCGGTTTGGGTAAATACCTCAGCCACCCGACGGACCAGGGTGTCGGATGGCTCGTCACTGACAAACCTCCGGCAGAGCTTCTGAGCCAGAAACGAGGCGGTTGACGGATGACGGCAAACCAGATCCAGGACCTGTTCCAGTTCCGAAGTGGCTTCTCCCCCCACAATCTGGCCCAGTACCTGTTTGGGCTGGGAATCATGAAACTCAGAGTTGAGCACAACCTGGCCACGGCGTAATCCATCTTTCACTTTCCACCCGGTCAAGACGCGGGCCACTTCCTGAACATCGTGCTGCGAGTACCCACCGGAAACACCGAGAGTGTGCAATTCCAGCAACTCACGGGCGTAGTTTTCATTCGGATGGGCGGCGACATTGGCATTTCCGTCCAGATACACCAGCATGGCGGGACTGGTGGCGCTGGCCCTCAATAAATCACGAAAGTTCCCAAGTGCATGACGGCGAATCACTTCACGGTCATCAACAACTTTCAGTTGTCCACAACTTCCCTTTTGGCCATGGATATTGAAGTGATCGCTCCAAAATTCAACCATGCGCTCCAGCAACTGGCGCTCGCTGTAAACGGCTCGGAGCACCGTTGCCCGGCGCAAATCAAGCAGCAATTCTTCAGCCGTGAAATGAAACACGCCGGTGACGCCAAGGTTGAGGGTTTCAATCCGACGCGTGAGCCAGTGCGCTTTATCGTCTGGAATGCTTTCGGGTGACAATTGCTGCTCAAGGTAGGCTTCGAA
This genomic window from Acidobacteriota bacterium contains:
- a CDS encoding DUF1800 domain-containing protein, giving the protein MTTRRQFLKLFGLAAIGVGASGCQVAEKLAPLVGIGRDFTAQLPIWTGSRAEIDALNFLNRVTWGVRPKDVPAVVQSGFEAYLEQQLSPESIPDDKAHWLTRRIETLNLGVTGVFHFTAEELLLDLRRATVLRAVYSERQLLERMVEFWSDHFNIHGQKGSCGQLKVVDDREVIRRHALGNFRDLLRASATSPAMLVYLDGNANVAAHPNENYARELLELHTLGVSGGYSQHDVQEVARVLTGWKVKDGLRRGQVVLNSEFHDSQPKQVLGQIVGGEATSELEQVLDLVCRHPSTASFLAQKLCRRFVSDEPSDTLVRRVAEVFTQTGGDIRSMVRVIFSSTEFRQFQPRFKRPLTYAMSALRLLNAECDGGRGIQRQLESLGHLPFAWPTPDGYPEGESHWASSLLPRWNFACALPSGTIDGTRVDLDQLGDQVFLHLPYAVGRTLTAAESDAFSKLDSPAEQLALLLCMPEFQYQ